One segment of Gilliamella sp. ESL0441 DNA contains the following:
- the trmJ gene encoding tRNA (cytosine(32)/uridine(32)-2'-O)-methyltransferase TrmJ: MGSAARAMKTMGLTHLCLVNPVIKPDSQSISLAAGASDIIKQAQIFSSLEEAIGDCRLVIGTSARPRSLQWPNLTPKECGDKIIQEASNSDAKVALVFGRERVGLTNEELQKCHYHVGIPANPAYSSLNLAMSVQVLCYEIRMSMLNLGSVLTEPEADIDSIEFPKDEDIERFYQHLEQTLLKTEFINANHPGQIMGRLRRLFTRARIEQQELNILRGILTSVDKKL; encoded by the coding sequence ATGGGGTCAGCCGCTAGAGCAATGAAAACAATGGGATTAACGCATCTTTGTTTAGTTAATCCGGTGATAAAACCAGATTCTCAATCCATTTCTTTAGCAGCTGGGGCGAGTGACATTATTAAGCAAGCCCAAATTTTTTCATCTTTGGAAGAGGCGATTGGAGATTGTCGGCTAGTGATTGGGACTAGTGCTCGTCCTCGCAGCTTACAATGGCCGAATCTCACACCTAAAGAGTGTGGCGATAAAATTATTCAAGAGGCATCGAATAGTGACGCAAAAGTTGCTTTGGTCTTTGGTCGTGAACGAGTGGGGTTAACTAATGAGGAGTTGCAAAAGTGCCATTATCATGTAGGGATTCCTGCAAATCCAGCGTATAGCTCATTGAATTTGGCAATGTCAGTACAAGTGCTTTGTTATGAAATTCGTATGTCGATGTTAAACTTGGGTTCTGTTTTAACTGAACCAGAGGCTGATATAGACAGTATTGAGTTTCCAAAAGATGAAGATATCGAACGTTTCTATCAGCATTTAGAACAAACTTTATTGAAGACAGAATTTATTAATGCTAATCACCCCGGTCAAATTATGGGGCGCTTACGTCGGTTATTTACTCGAGCACGAATTGAACAACAAGAGTTAAATATTTTACGGGGTATTTTAACGTCAGTGGATAAAAAATTGTAA
- the raiA gene encoding ribosome-associated translation inhibitor RaiA: MTLSITSKQMDITPAIRRYLEDKFSKLDKWRALLINPHFILSKEPDGFIVDATIATKGTPLVASAKHIDMYAAINDLIGKLEKQLNKIQHKGESRRAFDSIKGVVPEEQV; this comes from the coding sequence ATGACGTTAAGTATTACCAGTAAACAAATGGATATTACTCCTGCAATTCGTCGTTATCTTGAAGATAAGTTTTCTAAATTAGATAAATGGAGAGCACTGTTAATCAACCCTCACTTTATATTATCAAAGGAGCCCGATGGATTTATTGTTGACGCAACCATTGCAACCAAAGGGACACCTTTAGTTGCTTCAGCTAAACACATTGATATGTATGCGGCTATAAATGATCTTATTGGAAAACTCGAAAAGCAACTCAATAAGATTCAGCATAAAGGGGAATCACGCCGTGCCTTTGATAGCATCAAAGGTGTCGTACCTGAAGAGCAAGTTTAA